A stretch of DNA from Lepus europaeus isolate LE1 chromosome 11, mLepTim1.pri, whole genome shotgun sequence:
CCAAATAAACCTTTGTTCCTTCAATAAAGATAAGGTagttaaaatgagaaattaatgaTATTGGTGTATTAATTATGCTCATTTCCTGATTACAAGAACATGAAATTTCAATACATTATAAGATCAACTTCTGACAGCTAGATCAATGGATTAATGGAAGGATGGACAAATAGATATGCatatggacagacagacacatagcCGTTAAATATGGTTCTTTCTAGAATCTACTTTCCAGAATAATTACTCATTAACACAAAGACTTCAATTATCTTTGACtagctttaaaaattagaagGTAGTTAATAAAATCCATAAATGAAAATCCACATTTGACAGCGACTGAAAGATTTTCCTCTAAGATCAACAACAAGGAAGGCAAAGATGCTCACTTTCACCACTTCTACTCAACACAGCAATAGAAATTCTAGTGGAACAACCAAgcgagaaaaatttttaaaaattcatacaatttggaaaaggagaaataaaattatctaaGCAACATAATCTTAATGGGGCAACTATGTTATATGTGGTCCCTTGTTGAGATTATCTTGTGCATAGAAAACCCTAAAGATTCCACACACAGAATAAAAACCAAACCAATAAATTAATTCAACAGTGTAATATGACActgtcaacacacaaaaatcagatGAATTCCTATACACTAACAATGAACaatctgaaaagaaaattatagaaagatcttatttataataacatcaaaaagaatgaaatacttagaaattaacccaaccaaggaggtaaaagatttgtacaatgaaaaatataaaacattgctgaaagaatttataatacaatataatttataatttataggacaatataaatataatttataaagacATAAAGGTTCATGCAACATAAATGTTGAATGTTCATGGAAAGGACGGCTTAATAGTGTTAAGGTGTCAATACATCCaaaatgatttacagattcaataaaaTCCCTATCGAAATCCCAATGGTATTTGGTTTTGCAGAAACTGGAAAGCCCGTTTTAAATTTCACATGGAATCCCTAACAGTCAAAAGAGTCTTGAATAAGAACAAATGTGGAGGATTCAAAGTTCCTGTTTTCAAAAGTACTACAAAGtaatagtaatcaaaacagtgtggtagtAGCATAaggacaaatacataaatcaaggGAATAAACAGACAGCCTAGAAATAAGCCTGGGGTATAAATAGTCAAATAATTTCTGGCAAAGGAACCAAAACTGTTCAATAGGGAAAGATCAGTCTTTTCAATGAATGTTACTGGGAAAACATGACATGCACAGGTAAAAGAATAAATTTGGGCCCTTACTTTACACTGTACACAAAAATTAGCTAAAGATATAGTAAAGACCTAATGTAAGATCTAAAATGATGATAACTCTTTGAAGAAAACATAGGACAAAACCCTCAGGACATTGGATTTGGAAGTGGTTTCTTGGATACAACACCAAAGgcacagacaacaaaaggaaaaacagacaaaTTGGAATTgtgagtttctatttttttaattgtacatCAAAAGACAATGTCAACAGAGTAAAAACGCAATCCAAAGGCAAGAAGAAAATATCTTCATGTCATATATCTGATAAACtattgatatccagaatatatagagaacttctaaaactcaacaacaaaaacacaattcAAAGATGACGAAAAGGCATGAATAGAATTTATCCAAAGTAAGATATACAACTGGCCAATCAgcacataaaaagatgttcaacatcatttatttttagagaaatgcAACTCAAAATTCAAACCCAAAGAATGGCTACtatcaaaatacagaaaataacatTATTGATGAAGATATGAAGAAATTCAAATGTTTGTGCACTGTAAgagggaatgtaaaatggcataACTACTATGGGAAATGGTGTGATAgttcctcaaaaacttaaaagtaaaattatcatatgatccagcaattctattTCTGAGTATATACCAAAAGGAATTGAAAATAGGATCTCAAAGATACATTTACATGAttgtgttcatagcagcactatttACAAAAGCTAATATGTGGAAGTAACCCAAGAGTTCGTCAATATGAAGTGAAAAAACAGtgtggcatacacacacacacacatgaggagGTATAGGGAAGGAGAAATATTATTCAGTTTCTAACATAGCCTACAACACATATGAACCTTGAGGATATCAAGCCAAGTGAAATAAGTCATTCATaagaagacaaatactgtattatttcatttacatGAGGTAGTTATAGTTGTCAAAATCACAGCCAGATAGAATATAGAATGGTAGTTGCCAGGGACTAGCAGGGTACAGGGGGAGATGGGAAGTTATTGTTTAATGAGGTCAAGGTTTCAGTTTCATAACATTAAGTTATGAAGATAATGGTAATGATGCTTCAGAATCTTATGAATGTATTTAATACCATTGAAGTGCACAGTTTTTACACACGattaatattataaattttatgtattactacaataaaaataataaattatcttAAAAGGCTATTCACATAAAGCAGAATTACATAATATTACTTTCTCATTAACATAAAGCAGATGAGAAATATACTATTCGGtaacataataaaattataaggCATATCTTATGCAATGTCTTAACATGAAGTAAGTAGAATTTCCTTTGCCCTACAGTTCATAGGTAAGGAAATAAAACATGACAGAAATTGCTGTCTTGAGGACTACTCTTTCTGAAATTGCTCCTATGAAGCATCCTCAATCAAAGTTTGAAGAAAACTCATTGCAGTCATCATTCTGTGGGCTACCCCTCTGCACCGGAAAGCTCTGGGCATCAGCAAGAAAAGCCAGGTCCTCCAGAGGAAGGCTGACAGTTGAGCTTTTGTAGGGTGCATGACAAGGTTGCAGATGAACATGAGGAAGTTTTATGACTTAAAGCAAAGCAATTACTGTCACATGTTGCTTAACCTTAGGGAAATGTTCCGACAAATGCACTGCAAACGGTATGCAGTGTGTTTATAAAAGCTCAGAAAAGTTATGTGTCACTAGGCAACATAATCTTAATGGGACAACCGTGGTATATGAGGTCCTTTGTTAACTGAAATACCACTGTGTGGCACATGACTGTTACCAGAACGTGTTTCCACTTCAATATCAAACAAAGGGGGTTCTTGTGAGAATTAgcaggtggggagcaggtgcccagtGAATGCTGACTGCGCGAACAGAGCAATGACTAGAAGGGAGAATGAGCCCAAAGATGATGTGAAGATGGAAACATCCTTAAACGTACAATCACCACCGCTTTCCAGGTTGGCTCTCGAAAGGATGCAGCTTCAAATCAGAAAGACAAGTGACGAAGTGCAGCCTTTTTCCCTTTGGGTTTAACCTTCTTGATTTTTAATCATAACCTCTTGCATCACCCCTAGGTCTCCAGAGATAACACTTCTCTCTAAAGTACTGTCTCTCTCCCAAATGACTACAGAAACCTGCTGCCTCTATTCCCAGGAACACAGTGGAGACTCAGGGCACCTGGCCCTTCATGATCTGTTTGTGAAACATTTGACCGAGAGAGCAATCTGTGTCTGTGTAATTCTGCTATATGCGTCAAAGGAACGGGACCTGCAATGCAGGGATAACTTGACAGCCCAGGAAAAGAACTCACTGTGCAAAATAAAATTGAACATGAAAAATAAGAGCCTGACAAAATGAAACACTGAAATCATTTTAAAGTAGATGAGCTGTGCTTCTTTCACtgtgtaaatgaaaatattttcaacaagacagaaactgaatctgaAGATAACCTTTGAAGACCAGTAGGAAGAGATTCTGTCACACACCTACTAATGCATAAGGTgagtggccactggcaagcacaCAATAAGTATTAAGTGCTATTATTGGTAGCAGCAATAGTATGGCATAATCCTAGATCTCTTTCAGTATTCAATTGGACAGCAATTGAACACTGTTTTCTCAGTTCCCTCAGTTCCTAATTTCTATGGACCTTTTCTTGTCCACAAATATCTGTCATTACCTGAAACTGATCCATgcctcagaaaaataaatttaaaaaatacatataaaacaaaaatgaacaaactgtaaagtatttggaaaataacaaagaaaaacagaataaaatataagATTTCCCTGTAATCTATCCAGATGGAAATGCCAgtattttgctttatttcagATTATAGCCTAATATCAAGGGGTAATTTTGTTCATGCAATCTCATATCCCACCTTTTTATTTAACACATATGACTAGTCCCCTATCAAGAAATAGATTAGAAGACACTATTTTTTATTGCTATACAATATCCCACCATTTCAATTGAACACTACTCATTAGACATTTAGTTTGCTTCTACATTTTTGATATTAAGACTACAACAAGCCACAAGTCCTTGTCTAATTTTCCAGATGTTTCTGTGTCATAGAGAAATCATTAGACAAAAGATACCAATTTTTAAGGACCTTGGACTTACTGACAAATTGTATTGATGTGCCATTCTACCTGGTGTACCTGAAAGAGCTTCTGCCTGTACCCTCTATCTTTGGTATCAATTATAATTCCTTTTTAGGATTAAAACTTCTTAAAAGGACCTCAGTAAACAACTCAAAATAATGTTAGGGAAAAAATGATGGTGAACGCTCGTGGTGAACGTTGTCCCACACATGTTTACAGACTGAGAGGCCTGCACTTCTAGCAGGTGTGGCTTCATGTCAGCACCCCCTCCTGGTGTTTATCGACTTGATGACGGCCACCCCGACCTTGGCAGACAACTTGGAACCAGGGCTGCCTCCAGGACTGACTCTCGCTCTTTCTTCACATTTCCTGACTCCCTGAGCTATCAATACCCAGGGTTAGATTTGCTTACCCATGAACACTGTGGCACAGATTTCACTAAAATACAAAGGAGTAcataacagaggaagagagggaaggctCCTCACATTTCACAATGAGGCAAAAGAAAAAGATGCAGAAGAATTTAGGACATATTCAGCACGTGCAGTAATTTTCCCTATACTATgtgtaatttaatttaatttttaaaataactctgaTAAGTAGTTATCAAAGATAGGATTTTGAACTTCAGCTCAGGAAGCAACAAAGTGGCCCAAGGGAGCCCAGCTCACCAATATCCTCTGCTGGTTACCTCGGGTGTCCTGACACAGCTGACTGTGCCCAGTCTCCCTCCACCCAGCACTCCCCTGTTCCACTCAGTAAAGACAGTGTCTACAGCAACCCACACAGACAGGCTCTCAAAAGCAATGGCACCTGAACACACAATGGGGACTGTGTATGAAATTCTCATGTCTGCTTGTGTCAGAAATCATGACCAGAAGAAATGGCTAttttgaaaatcaagaaaaatgtatCCTTATTGAGCAGATGCGGAGTTCCTCCGTGCTACACGGGGACTGACAATGGACGCCCAGAAAGACGTTCAGCCCCCGAAGCAGCAGCCAATGATATATATTTGTGGAGAATGTCACAccgaaaatgaaataaaatccagGGATCCAATCAGATGCAGAGAATGTGGATACAGAATAATGTACaagaaaaggacaaaaagatTGGTGGTCTTTGATGCACGTTGAAATGTACATTCAGAGGAATATCTTCATTTGTACTTGCATTTGCTGTTAATGTTTCTCACTGTATGGCTTTTGGTTTAGCATCTTTTTGAACtacatatgatttcatttttgaaCCATATTGTATTTAGGTATCTTTTAATGTAAAGAAGTTAACTTGCATgacttataatttaattttattgtttatgtAATGTGACACAAATGAAGGTTAAAATTACTTTCTTCAACTATACTTGCAATCAGAACCTAGAATCATCTGGTGTCCTTgtgaaaaatacagatttttagaGCCCTCTGAAAGTCTAATTAAATAAAttccttggaaaaaaaaatgtatccttATTGGCAGAAATCACTTGTTTATAGTATTTGGTCCAATAATGTTGCTAGGAAATGGAAAATCTTTTATGGGGTCATTAGgcgttcaataaatatttgcagaGTTAATGCATTAATTAATTCACCTTCCTGTAGCAAGCAGATGGCCAGGAGGCAATGAGTGGCTGAACCAGCAGGCAGGATGGGGAGTTCCTTTTTTCACTGAGCAGgtatttctaaataataaatacCTGGTGTGCTTAAATAAtaaatttgggaaaataaaataggGGAATTTATTAAGAAAAGATTGGAGGGGTTTATAAAAGGGGTTAAAATAACACATATTCTtacattcagaaaacaaaaagggGTACACGCAAGAGATGTCCTCCTGCCAACCTCTTCAACCAGACCTGGTGATACACAGCCCCTACACCAGCATGGGCTTCtcagttctctctgtctccaacactcctGTTTTTAATCAACTTGCCAACAAAATCATCTGACTTCAAGTCAGTTTTGGAATCTTCACTTCCTTACTCAAACATTCGGGAGCTTCTCAGGGCTGACCACATGTACCACCCGACTCCCTACCACCAGCACCATGTTCATCATCCTAGCTTTACACACACCCCAGGCTCAGCTGGCAGGCCAGGGAGAACAATACAAAACAGGCCTCCATTCTGCTGCAGCAGGCAGCCCAGCAAGCAGACACATTCCACTAGGCCAACACTTGTTAGAGACTGGAGAAGAGTGCAGTTGAAATGAATGCTGGTCTCCGGGGCCCAACCAGAGCAGATGTGATCAGTTCACCCTGGCTGAGGGATCAGTATCTCAAATGGAGAGGACCGGCTGGTTCTTCAAGGACCAAGACAAA
This window harbors:
- the LOC133769365 gene encoding DNA-directed RNA polymerases I, II, and III subunit RPABC4 → MDAQKDVQPPKQQPMIYICGECHTENEIKSRDPIRCRECGYRIMYKKRTKRLVVFDAR